From the Polaribacter huanghezhanensis genome, the window CAGATCAAGGAATTTTTAATTTTCCATACATCTGGCATTTTAATACGTACATGGCATCCATTTTTAAATTCTTTTTATTGTTGGTCATTGTGTCTATGATGGCAAACGAATACAGCAATAAAACCTTAAAACAAAATTTGATTGATGGCTTGAGTAAAAAAGAATTTATTCTTTCAAAATTTTATACGGTACTCGTTTTTGCTGCAGTTTCTACGCTTTTTGTCTTTGTAACTTCTTTGATTTTAGGTTTTATTTATTCAGATTATAATGAGTTTTCCATCATTTTTTCAGATTTAGAATATTTGTTAGCCTTTTTTATCAAATTGGTTGGATTTTTCTCTTTCGGTTTGTTCTTAGGAATTTTAGTAAAACGTTCTGCTTTTGCTGTTGGCGCAATGATAGTTTGGCTGATTGTTGAAAGCATGTTTAAAGGAT encodes:
- a CDS encoding ABC transporter permease, whose translation is MFRLLNIEFHKLKHNRASKVLSIIYFGLLTSIALIAAIKFDIGPVKFHLADQGIFNFPYIWHFNTYMASIFKFFLLLVIVSMMANEYSNKTLKQNLIDGLSKKEFILSKFYTVLVFAAVSTLFVFVTSLILGFIYSDYNEFSIIFSDLEYLLAFFIKLVGFFSFGLFLGILVKRSAFAVGAMIVWLIVESMFKGYLFYSFRGEENTSEHVNSVMQFLPLEAMSNLIKEPFTRLGAVKSVANQIGEQITKDFSVQFTDIIIVSVWTAIFIYLSYALLKKRDL